The Caulobacter vibrioides sequence CGACTCTCCAATCGGCTATCCCTCAGTGGCCGCCGCGCTCGCAGACTTGGCGGGGCGGCCCGATGTCCAGACGTCTGTCCAGGGTGACTGGACGATCATCGCCCAGCCGCAGCCTCGCACGCTCTGGTCATTTCCTGGCGCCAAGCATCCAGCCTATCCGGCCGCCGTCCGACGCGAGGTCGTCACGGGGCCAGACGGCAAGGTCTATGTGCAGATGCAGGTGCTGTGCGAAGCGTCGAAGCCCGCCTGCGACGATCTTGTTCGATCCTTCCAGGCGCTGAACAAGAAGATCGGCGCCTCGGGGAAGCGCCGATCGTAATAGGCCCTACATCTTCTTCTTCAGCGGCAGCAGGTCCGGATAGACCGCGTCGCGCTTCTGGGCCTTGGCCGTGAAGGCCTCGGCCATGTGCGGGCCGCTGAACATGCCCGTCTGCCAGGTGGCGATGTAGTCCAGCGCGTCGGCGATCGAGTGGTCGCGGGCGTAGTTGATCATCACCTTGCTGCCGGCCACGGCCAGCGGCGACTTCTCGGCGATCTCGCGGGCGGTGGCCAGGGCGTGGGCGACGACCTCCTCGTGGGTGTCGAACACCTCGTTGACGAGGCCGATGTCACGCGCGCGCTGGGCGGGCAGGCGGCGGCCGGCATAGGCCAGCTCCCGCACCCAGCCCTCGGGGATCAGCTTACACAGGCGCGGGAAGGTGCCGACATCGGCGGTCATGCCGATGTTGATCTCCTGGATCTGGAAGAAGGCGTCGGTGGTCGCATAGCGGATGTCGCAGGCGCTGATGAAGTCGACCGCCCCGCCGATGCAGCCGCCCTGGATGGCCACGATCACCGGCATGCGCGCCTTGTCCAGGCAGCTGAAGGTGTCCTGCAGGTGATGCACGAAGCGGCGGAAGCTCTCGGCGGCCACCCAGCGGTCGGCGTCCTGGCGGGCGGTGACGCCCTCGTCGTCGGTGAACACCGACAGGTCCATGCCGGCGCTGAAATGCTTGCCGGTCGAGGAGATGACGATGCAGCGCGCCCGCGCATTGTCATCAATATCTTTTACAATCGCGGGAAGCTCATTCCAGAACGGCCGTGTCATGGTGTTCATGGCTTCGGGACGCTTCAGCTGGATGTGCGCGACGCCAGCCTCGATCTCGACCTTGAAACAGCTATAGTTCGCCTGATCCTGGTTGCTCATGCTGGCCTCCCTTATGTTGTCCGCGACTATCGGACGGGGGGAGGGCGGCGACAACACTGACCCTACGGAAAAGGGAAACGACATGACGACGCGCAAGACCCCCGCCACCGCCCTGGCCATCGCCGCCGTCCTGGGCGCCAGCCTGGCGGCCGCGCCCGCGCCCGTGCTGGCCCAACAATCCAAGCCGCTGGGCGGCCTGTTTTCCTGCGAAGGCTCGGGCAAGAA is a genomic window containing:
- a CDS encoding molecular chaperone DnaJ, whose protein sequence is MAQNAGPLPEVSDSPIGYPSVAAALADLAGRPDVQTSVQGDWTIIAQPQPRTLWSFPGAKHPAYPAAVRREVVTGPDGKVYVQMQVLCEASKPACDDLVRSFQALNKKIGASGKRRS
- a CDS encoding crotonase/enoyl-CoA hydratase family protein, which codes for MSNQDQANYSCFKVEIEAGVAHIQLKRPEAMNTMTRPFWNELPAIVKDIDDNARARCIVISSTGKHFSAGMDLSVFTDDEGVTARQDADRWVAAESFRRFVHHLQDTFSCLDKARMPVIVAIQGGCIGGAVDFISACDIRYATTDAFFQIQEINIGMTADVGTFPRLCKLIPEGWVRELAYAGRRLPAQRARDIGLVNEVFDTHEEVVAHALATAREIAEKSPLAVAGSKVMINYARDHSIADALDYIATWQTGMFSGPHMAEAFTAKAQKRDAVYPDLLPLKKKM